From the genome of Scytonema hofmannii PCC 7110, one region includes:
- a CDS encoding GNAT family N-acetyltransferase, producing the protein MPSDFTIRTAEPQDRPILVILMELLQDVESEFHPNRPSGSQIGNGHFAYLEEIVKKQDGQIYVAQSNERIIGFVVCFVEELDEGDLHIVERERKYGYISDLYVLATTRERGVGAALMKAAENWFINLKLEVVRVGLLYSNERAAMFYRKAGYQPYEIVYEKHLLKESFLSEEIDRT; encoded by the coding sequence ATGCCATCTGATTTTACAATTCGCACTGCCGAGCCTCAAGATCGTCCGATTCTGGTCATATTAATGGAATTGCTTCAAGATGTTGAATCTGAATTTCATCCTAACAGACCATCAGGTTCTCAAATTGGGAATGGACATTTTGCTTATCTCGAAGAAATTGTTAAGAAGCAAGATGGTCAGATTTATGTAGCCCAGTCCAACGAGAGAATCATTGGTTTTGTAGTCTGTTTTGTAGAAGAACTTGATGAAGGTGACTTGCATATTGTCGAGCGGGAGCGAAAATACGGTTACATATCCGATTTATACGTTTTAGCAACGACGCGAGAACGAGGAGTAGGTGCTGCACTGATGAAAGCGGCTGAGAATTGGTTCATCAATTTAAAGTTAGAAGTTGTCAGAGTCGGTTTGTTATATAGCAATGAAAGAGCCGCAATGTTCTACCGTAAAGCAGGGTATCAACCCTATGAAATCGTTTATGAGAAGCATCTTCTAAAAGAATCGTTCTTGTCAGAGGAAATAGATAGAACTTAG
- a CDS encoding DUF4365 domain-containing protein: protein MDDNTKKEEFSYAYVKLLASVSGFIVTDASRALDNAGIDITIRAPGIIKGIFSPGIDAQVKCTSQDVVKDTFIKYLYQSKIIGG, encoded by the coding sequence ATGGACGATAACACAAAAAAAGAAGAATTCAGCTATGCTTATGTAAAATTACTTGCTTCTGTAAGCGGTTTTATTGTAACTGATGCAAGTAGAGCGCTAGACAATGCAGGCATAGACATAACTATTAGAGCACCTGGTATAATAAAAGGGATATTCTCGCCCGGTATTGATGCACAAGTTAAATGCACATCCCAAGATGTAGTTAAAGATACATTTATTAAGTATCTTTACCAGTCAAAAATTATAGGAGGTTAA
- a CDS encoding universal stress protein, producing MKTFSPNENSSYSSTLSPNSTYIRAARRGKHKIFIGMAPGVGKTYRMLDEAWRLKQDGIDVVIGWLETHDRSETSAKAQGLEVIPRKIVEQGGLTLTEMDTDAILARQPQLVLVDELAHTNIPGVDRERRYQDVEVLLATGIDVYSTVNIQHLESLSTQVTQITGIAEQECIPDCLLEIADQVVVVDVTPETLEERLLDGKIYPTQKIEEFQPNLFQRPNLVILRELALRQVADNIEKKEIQEASRLNCNGKASNGNVCSVHERILVCVSTEPNSLRLVRRGARLADYMNASLYVLFVKNTEHFLTKAEALHIETCERLCQEFKGNFLQVCGRNAAEEIARVAKLHRITQVVIGQTRRSRWQIFFRGSLIQQLVCCLTHIDLHIISTEK from the coding sequence ATGAAAACTTTTTCTCCAAACGAGAACAGCTCTTACTCCTCTACCCTTTCACCCAATAGTACATATATTCGTGCTGCCCGTCGTGGCAAACACAAGATTTTTATTGGTATGGCTCCTGGTGTGGGAAAAACCTACAGGATGTTGGATGAAGCTTGGCGGCTCAAGCAAGATGGTATAGACGTTGTGATTGGATGGTTGGAAACTCACGATCGCTCAGAAACATCAGCTAAAGCCCAAGGTTTAGAAGTCATTCCACGAAAGATAGTAGAACAGGGTGGGTTGACACTGACAGAAATGGATACTGATGCTATCCTTGCTCGTCAGCCTCAGTTAGTTTTGGTGGATGAGTTGGCACATACCAATATACCTGGTGTAGACAGAGAAAGACGCTACCAAGATGTAGAAGTTCTTTTGGCGACGGGAATTGATGTCTACTCTACCGTCAACATTCAACACTTAGAAAGTCTCAGCACTCAGGTTACTCAGATTACAGGAATTGCCGAGCAAGAGTGTATACCCGATTGCTTGTTAGAAATTGCAGATCAAGTAGTCGTGGTAGATGTCACTCCAGAAACATTAGAAGAGCGATTGTTGGATGGTAAGATTTACCCAACACAAAAGATTGAAGAATTTCAACCTAATTTATTTCAACGTCCTAACCTAGTTATTTTGAGGGAGTTAGCATTACGACAAGTCGCTGACAACATAGAGAAAAAAGAAATTCAGGAAGCCAGCCGACTCAACTGTAATGGGAAGGCTTCCAACGGGAATGTTTGTAGCGTTCACGAACGGATATTGGTTTGCGTTTCTACCGAACCAAATTCTTTGCGACTCGTGAGGCGAGGAGCAAGGTTAGCTGATTATATGAATGCATCTCTCTACGTTTTGTTTGTCAAAAATACCGAACATTTCTTGACAAAAGCGGAAGCATTACATATTGAAACCTGTGAGAGACTCTGTCAAGAGTTTAAGGGTAATTTCTTACAAGTTTGTGGTCGTAATGCAGCAGAAGAAATTGCTCGGGTTGCAAAATTACACCGAATAACTCAAGTAGTTATAGGGCAAACTCGTCGCTCTCGTTGGCAAATTTTTTTTCGTGGATCTTTAATTCAACAACTTGTTTGCTGTCTTACCCATATTGACCTTCACATTATCTCTACTGAAAAATGA